The genomic DNA CCAGTTTAGTAGTCCTTGCATGTTTGCTCCTTAAATTTAAGACAGGACGCCTAAACTATCCAAGGCGTCCTAGAAGGGCAAATTTTAAAATTTGACTTCCGCTGGGAGCATAAACGTCCTGCTCTGTCCTAAAAAGATACTTGTGCCCGCACCCGTCGTAGTTCCGTCGATATTTGACGGGAACATTCCGACCCAGTACTTTTTATCAAATACGTTATTTACGTTAAATCTTAGCGTAGTTTGCTTGCCTAGCCACTCTTTGGTCACGTAGCGGATGCCAAGATCTGTGGTAAAGTACGCAGGCACCGCGTTTACATTGCGCTGATCGGCGTAGCGTTTGCCGGTGTAGTGTAAATTTGCACTTAGGGCTAGCTTGTCGGTATTTGGCACGACGTAGTCAAAGAGTAAATTTGACTGAACTTTGGGCTCGCCGATCACGATCTTGCCCTGCGCATAAGCTTGTTTTGCTTTTTTAGCTTAGGCTGTATTAGTGCGACACCGCCCATTACGCTAAGATCGCTCGTTATCTTGCCTCCGGCTGTAAATTCCATGCCTCTATTTACCTGTTCGCCTTGGATGCTATATTCGTTGTTGTCGCCTAGATAGGCTATCGGGCGTTTTATCTCAAAAAGCGCCGCAGATAGGTCGATATCCTCTATCCTAGCTTTTGCGCCAATCTTGTATTGTTTACTTCTAAAAGGCTTTAAAACTACCGTTTCGCCGTATCTTGGATTGGTTCTTTCGTAGGTATAGCTTGAGCCTGCTTGCAAGCTGTCTGCATATGTGAAGTATAGGCTTACGTTTTCTACCGGGCGATAAATAAAGCTCGCCGCATAGCTAGTGCCGCTCTCGTCGTACGTTTTTACGCCTGTTTGCTTGTTTTTGTTCTCAAAGTTGCTTCTAGCCGCGCTTAAAATGACGCTAAGGTAGTCGTTTAGCTTGATATCGTCGGCGATAGTTAGGTTTTTCATAGTACTTTGGCTATTTTTATAAGCTCCGCCGCCTTTTGTTACGTGCGGATTTGAAAATGTTTTTGGATTATATAATTTGCTCTTCCGCCGGCGGTTTTTGCGCCGTATATCGTCCATATATATCCGTTTGCCTGCAAGCCGAAGTTGTGCTCTATGCCGAGCGTCTCAAACTCTGTCGCGGCTTTAGCAAACCAGCTTTGCACATCAAACCTGCTGGCAGCGCCGTTTCCGCCGCTAGCTGCTACGATAAAATCGTCGTTTTGATTCGTAAATGTTTTGCTTGTGCCGTACATGTCTCGGATAGCTTTTTGCCACTGATAGCCGCCCTCAAAATACCAACT from Campylobacter showae CSUNSWCD includes the following:
- a CDS encoding TonB-dependent receptor domain-containing protein, giving the protein MIGEPKVQSNLLFDYVVPNTDKLALSANLHYTGKRYADQRNVNAVPAYFTTDLGIRYVTKEWLGKQTTLRFNVNNVFDKKYWVGMFPSNIDGTTTGAGTSIFLGQSRTFMLPAEVKF
- a CDS encoding TonB-dependent receptor domain-containing protein, giving the protein MDDIRRKNRRRKSKLYNPKTFSNPHVTKGGGAYKNSQSTMKNLTIADDIKLNDYLSVILSAARSNFENKNKQTGVKTYDESGTSYAASFIYRPVENVSLYFTYADSLQAGSSYTYERTNPRYGETVVLKPFRSKQYKIGAKARIEDIDLSAALFEIKRPIAYLGDNNEYSIQGEQVNRGMEFTAGGKITSDLSVMGGVALIQPKLKKQNKLMRRARS